One stretch of Cohnella algarum DNA includes these proteins:
- a CDS encoding 2-hydroxyglutaryl-CoA dehydratase — MAQDYLVEGALAGLGYRVRHLDCPDNDSLRFGKEFGNRGQCNPTYFTVGNLIKHLQYLRDAEGKSKEEIVRDYLFVTSGSRGPCRFGTYVTEYRKALRDAGFDGFRVLLFQQTDGLKQATGDESALKLNAAFFLAFLKAVLLGDILNALGYRIRPYEAEPGSTDEALERCKRHLHAALSRRKALIPALLRCRKELRGVRVNRAQPKPKVSVIGEFWAMTTEGDGNYHLQRFLESEDAEVDVQSVTAWILFLIWSGRYDTRKRMNLREADGGRSGLQGKNPVKRLYLLALADRAVRILFQTFARLMGLRGYHLPDMEEIAKVAHEHYNNQLRGGEGHMEVGKLILNVAKRKANMTISVKPFGCMPSSGVSDGVQSLITEKYPEAIFLPVETTGDGAVNVYSRIQMMLFKAKQAAKKEFEAALASKGYSRERLPKSAGMTDPLRASRHVVACTAANAVYGSPRPIGSLPLRFKKRKAETSGF, encoded by the coding sequence TCGGAAACCTGATCAAGCATTTGCAATACCTTCGCGATGCGGAAGGGAAATCCAAGGAAGAGATCGTTCGCGACTATTTGTTTGTCACGAGCGGTTCCCGCGGCCCATGCCGCTTCGGCACCTATGTGACCGAGTACCGCAAAGCGCTGCGCGACGCCGGCTTCGACGGCTTCCGCGTCCTGCTGTTTCAACAGACGGACGGGCTCAAGCAGGCGACCGGAGACGAATCGGCGCTCAAGCTGAACGCCGCGTTTTTCCTGGCTTTTCTGAAAGCCGTGCTGCTCGGCGACATCCTGAACGCGCTCGGCTACCGCATCCGCCCTTACGAAGCGGAGCCCGGTTCGACGGACGAGGCGCTCGAGCGCTGCAAGCGGCATTTGCACGCCGCGCTAAGCCGGCGAAAGGCGTTGATTCCGGCGCTTCTCCGGTGCCGCAAGGAATTGCGGGGCGTTCGGGTGAACCGGGCGCAGCCGAAGCCTAAAGTAAGCGTGATCGGAGAATTCTGGGCGATGACGACGGAAGGGGACGGCAACTACCATTTGCAGCGATTTCTCGAAAGCGAGGACGCGGAGGTCGACGTCCAGTCGGTTACGGCCTGGATTCTGTTTTTAATCTGGTCGGGCCGGTACGATACCAGGAAACGGATGAACTTGCGCGAGGCAGACGGCGGACGAAGCGGCCTGCAAGGGAAAAATCCGGTCAAACGGCTGTATTTGCTGGCGCTGGCCGACCGGGCGGTTCGGATTCTGTTTCAGACGTTTGCCCGGCTCATGGGGCTTCGCGGATATCACCTGCCCGATATGGAGGAAATCGCGAAAGTCGCGCACGAGCACTACAACAACCAGCTTCGCGGCGGCGAGGGGCATATGGAGGTAGGCAAGCTGATCCTGAATGTCGCGAAACGGAAAGCGAACATGACGATCTCCGTCAAGCCGTTCGGCTGCATGCCGTCCTCCGGCGTCTCCGACGGCGTGCAGTCGCTGATTACCGAGAAATATCCCGAAGCGATCTTTCTGCCGGTCGAAACGACCGGAGACGGCGCGGTCAACGTGTACAGCCGAATTCAGATGATGCTGTTCAAGGCGAAGCAAGCCGCAAAAAAAGAATTCGAAGCCGCCCTGGCAAGCAAGGGATATTCGCGGGAGCGGTTGCCGAAAAGCGCGGGTATGACGGATCCGCTTCGCGCAAGCCGCCACGTCGTCGCCTGCACCGCCGCCAATGCAGTGTACGGTTCCCCCCGGCCGATCGGCTCGCTGCCGCTGCGATTCAAAAAACGAAAGGCGGAAACTTCGGGATTCTGA
- a CDS encoding ABC transporter permease gives MHSADLYLKSFLMQWKTFRTYKANFWFGLLGVLFNYGSQFMVVWTVLHYFKEIAGWNLYHIIYLYGMWLLTYGLMITFFSGIRDFSAMIHNGDFDILLIRPHSILFQVLCGKLELTSWTHILFGSSIVYWCSRQLHIVFSMHQLCWFILLIIGGVLIQAGLLLVWAALSFWIVNTYSLVDLGWSINANYLTYPLHVYDPVFKYAMTFFPLAFISYYPTKWLLGLGPTDAYSWVGQYNILIGIFFFSVSWLFFLFGIKHYKSTGN, from the coding sequence ATGCACAGTGCAGATCTTTATTTGAAGTCCTTCCTGATGCAGTGGAAGACATTTCGAACTTACAAGGCGAATTTTTGGTTTGGCTTGTTAGGTGTTTTGTTTAATTATGGATCTCAGTTCATGGTAGTATGGACTGTATTGCATTATTTTAAAGAAATAGCTGGTTGGAATTTATACCATATTATTTATTTATATGGAATGTGGCTGTTGACTTATGGTCTTATGATTACTTTCTTTTCGGGAATCCGAGATTTTTCAGCAATGATCCATAATGGTGATTTCGATATACTTCTCATCCGACCACATTCCATTTTATTTCAGGTTTTATGTGGTAAGTTGGAACTCACTTCATGGACCCATATTCTGTTTGGGTCTTCCATCGTGTACTGGTGTTCTCGTCAGCTTCATATAGTTTTTAGCATGCATCAACTATGTTGGTTCATTCTTCTTATCATTGGCGGTGTTTTGATTCAAGCTGGATTGCTGTTAGTTTGGGCTGCATTAAGCTTTTGGATAGTGAACACTTATAGCCTTGTTGATTTAGGATGGTCGATTAACGCAAACTATTTGACCTACCCTCTGCATGTCTATGACCCCGTATTCAAGTATGCGATGACATTTTTTCCTTTAGCTTTTATTTCTTATTACCCGACCAAATGGTTACTTGGCTTGGGTCCAACGGATGCCTATAGCTGGGTCGGACAATACAATATTTTGATCGGCATTTTCTTTTTTAGCGTAAGCTGGCTCTTTTTTTTATTCGGTATCAAACATTACAAAAGTACAGGTAATTAA
- a CDS encoding ABC transporter permease has product MNSDRSLAAYYIIARQAWQNAMVFRANYFITLSREILFIILSIELWSALYVSPIGSLKFHQLITYLALTRMITTIDMEFVSVVQKRVLTGEIASELVRPIDYSIYLLCQEAGRYLHKLMFLIFPVYVFVFIMIGIKPPASVLTACLFGISLVFSFLIMFYINYITALSSFWITQLYSLNIFKGQIVRFFSGFYVPLWFFPEHLGEVIKWLPFSSIVFIPINIYLQDSFSAMVGLFLFVQLVWTVLLVLISRWIWNKAVFQITIGGG; this is encoded by the coding sequence ATGAATAGTGATCGTTCATTGGCAGCCTATTATATTATTGCAAGGCAGGCATGGCAGAACGCGATGGTTTTCCGTGCAAATTATTTCATTACATTAAGTCGTGAGATTTTATTCATCATCTTGTCCATTGAGCTTTGGAGCGCCCTGTACGTTTCACCTATTGGAAGCTTAAAGTTTCATCAATTGATAACTTATTTGGCACTAACTCGGATGATTACGACGATTGACATGGAGTTTGTTTCCGTCGTTCAAAAAAGAGTGCTGACCGGAGAAATTGCAAGTGAATTAGTGAGACCGATCGATTACTCAATTTATTTGTTATGCCAAGAGGCCGGTCGGTACTTGCATAAATTGATGTTTCTTATTTTTCCGGTTTATGTATTTGTTTTTATAATGATTGGTATAAAGCCTCCTGCTTCAGTATTAACTGCCTGTCTATTTGGGATTAGCCTTGTATTTTCATTCCTTATTATGTTTTATATAAATTACATTACCGCTTTGTCATCTTTCTGGATTACCCAATTGTACAGTTTGAATATTTTTAAGGGGCAAATTGTACGATTTTTTTCCGGCTTTTATGTGCCGCTTTGGTTTTTTCCCGAGCACTTGGGTGAGGTGATCAAATGGCTTCCTTTTTCGTCTATCGTGTTTATTCCCATTAATATCTATTTACAAGATTCATTCTCTGCTATGGTGGGATTATTTTTATTCGTTCAGCTAGTTTGGACAGTATTATTGGTGCTTATTTCCAGATGGATTTGGAATAAAGCTGTATTTCAAATCACCATCGGTGGGGGGTGA
- a CDS encoding ATP-binding cassette domain-containing protein — protein sequence MMELLNLAEFENTPVRQLSLGQRMRAEVACAFFHEPAICYLDEPTIGLDVVAKEELRRFLREINRYKQVSIVLTTHDMDDIEQICERLVLIDHGQLIYDGTTLDFKQTYGTERVLTVEFEEEVPSLHIAGARVVANERKRATLVFQKNEVTATQLIQELASSYPVLDCELTEPKIENLVRHVYSQKEHLHE from the coding sequence ATGATGGAGCTATTAAACTTGGCGGAATTTGAAAATACGCCAGTCCGTCAGCTTAGTTTAGGACAACGCATGCGAGCTGAAGTTGCATGTGCATTTTTCCATGAACCGGCTATTTGTTATTTGGACGAACCGACGATCGGATTAGATGTTGTGGCTAAGGAAGAACTAAGGAGATTTTTGCGCGAGATTAATCGTTATAAACAAGTTTCCATCGTATTAACTACACACGACATGGATGATATTGAACAAATATGTGAGAGGCTAGTGCTGATCGACCATGGTCAACTCATTTATGATGGGACAACTTTAGATTTCAAGCAAACTTATGGAACGGAGAGGGTCCTTACGGTTGAATTTGAAGAGGAAGTTCCTTCGCTTCATATTGCAGGCGCAAGGGTCGTAGCTAACGAACGGAAAAGGGCGACTTTGGTTTTTCAGAAAAACGAAGTCACCGCAACCCAGTTAATTCAGGAGCTGGCATCCTCTTATCCGGTTCTAGATTGTGAGTTAACCGAACCTAAGATTGAAAATTTAGTCAGGCATGTATACAGTCAGAAGGAACATCTTCATGAATAG
- a CDS encoding transposase, which produces MKARKSSAIQPQMFQFVDMDELVPKKHILRQLNEALDFSIVHDWVAPLYTERTGRPAADPERMVRLMLLSYLFNHSERELYQLLPMHAGYLWFCGLDFESVVRPDSSRPSLPDRTTLVKTRKLWRTHGVFEKLMKHVVDQCIAAGLVQPDVHVGVDGTQVRANASIHSLKEITLAPVESIEDYLARMARQDEETGGVAHDSDDDRQPPAPPAQKERLLEDEATHEDFHGKTFSNKTHRSVTDPDARLYKKSNGQEAHLRYLVHDVTDIKSGVILSTQASIASGTAERETSLRQLFAIRFAHPQIRIRTLSADKAYGTTDYLQALFEQGIVPLVSLRNLTLEDVPAWKRQTNDPEKQRKRLAKIREIQIRNKAKRIQLMGSYRHLQKLRTRCEHVFAESKVAHGLGRARSRGLDCMQEQAVLTAIVQNLKRLCRFKKKRPQTGVLACPKPKSVMMEAVSDLLISALVGLFSSFFMPKRRLQLT; this is translated from the coding sequence ATGAAAGCCCGCAAGTCATCGGCTATCCAGCCTCAGATGTTCCAATTCGTGGATATGGATGAACTCGTGCCGAAAAAGCACATCCTGCGCCAACTGAACGAAGCGCTTGATTTTTCCATCGTTCATGATTGGGTGGCGCCTCTATATACGGAACGTACCGGCCGCCCGGCGGCTGACCCGGAGCGGATGGTTCGACTGATGCTGCTTTCGTATTTGTTCAACCATTCCGAACGGGAATTGTATCAACTGTTGCCCATGCATGCGGGCTATTTGTGGTTTTGCGGACTGGATTTCGAATCCGTCGTGCGCCCGGACTCATCGCGGCCGTCCCTGCCGGATCGGACGACCTTGGTGAAGACCCGGAAATTGTGGCGAACGCACGGTGTTTTTGAGAAGCTGATGAAACATGTCGTCGATCAGTGCATCGCCGCGGGACTGGTCCAACCCGATGTGCATGTCGGCGTCGACGGCACCCAGGTACGGGCCAACGCATCCATTCACAGCTTGAAAGAAATCACCCTGGCCCCGGTGGAGTCGATTGAAGACTATTTGGCTCGCATGGCCCGGCAAGATGAAGAGACCGGTGGTGTCGCCCATGATTCCGATGATGACCGACAGCCGCCCGCACCGCCCGCGCAAAAAGAGCGGCTGCTGGAAGACGAAGCGACGCATGAAGATTTTCATGGCAAAACGTTCTCGAACAAGACCCACCGCAGCGTAACGGATCCGGATGCCCGCTTGTACAAAAAGAGCAACGGTCAGGAAGCGCATTTGCGGTATTTGGTGCATGATGTGACGGATATCAAATCCGGCGTCATTCTGTCTACGCAAGCGAGCATCGCGTCCGGAACGGCTGAGCGTGAAACGAGCTTGCGGCAGCTCTTCGCGATCCGTTTTGCCCATCCGCAAATCCGGATTCGGACGCTTTCTGCCGATAAAGCCTACGGTACGACAGATTATCTGCAAGCGTTGTTCGAGCAAGGGATTGTTCCCCTGGTTTCGCTTCGCAACCTGACACTGGAAGATGTACCTGCTTGGAAACGTCAAACGAACGATCCGGAGAAACAACGCAAACGGCTGGCCAAAATCCGGGAAATCCAAATTCGAAACAAAGCCAAACGAATTCAGCTTATGGGTTCTTACCGTCATCTGCAAAAGTTGCGGACGCGGTGCGAGCATGTGTTTGCCGAAAGCAAAGTCGCGCATGGCCTGGGCCGCGCACGGAGCCGTGGACTGGACTGCATGCAAGAGCAGGCGGTGCTCACGGCCATCGTTCAAAATCTGAAAAGACTGTGCCGGTTTAAGAAAAAGCGACCACAAACCGGTGTTTTGGCATGTCCAAAACCGAAATCCGTGATGATGGAGGCAGTGTCGGACCTGCTCATTTCGGCGCTGGTTGGGTTGTTTTCCTCTTTTTTTATGCCGAAGAGACGGTTACAACTGACCTAA
- a CDS encoding ATP-binding cassette domain-containing protein translates to MEIIQLKEVWKIYNIKQHRTGFWGGMKDLFSPVYVTKEAVRGINLSIAKGEAVGYIGPNGSGKSTTIKMLTGILSPTQGTVKVNGLEPSKHRKENAAKIGVVFGQKSQLWWDLNIKETFELFRHIYRIPKGVFTTNLEVR, encoded by the coding sequence ATGGAGATAATTCAGCTAAAAGAGGTTTGGAAAATTTATAATATCAAACAGCATCGAACTGGATTTTGGGGGGGAATGAAAGACTTATTTTCACCCGTTTATGTAACCAAAGAAGCGGTAAGAGGTATAAATCTGTCTATAGCAAAGGGAGAAGCCGTTGGGTACATCGGTCCGAATGGTTCAGGCAAATCCACAACAATTAAAATGTTGACCGGTATCTTATCACCCACCCAGGGAACTGTCAAAGTTAATGGACTTGAACCGAGCAAGCATCGCAAGGAAAATGCTGCGAAAATTGGGGTTGTCTTTGGCCAAAAATCACAATTATGGTGGGATTTAAATATCAAGGAGACCTTCGAGCTATTTAGACATATATACCGCATACCTAAAGGAGTTTTCACAACTAATCTAGAAGTCCGGTGA
- a CDS encoding DegT/DnrJ/EryC1/StrS family aminotransferase yields MKQSTIIHSPHDIWPPREWLNQMGDSIHKYLYDGNLLSIKDGTGVIEELENCYKAYFDVPYALATNSGTAAVHSALIAIGVNPGDEIISQTSTFHAAITPVIQCGGIPILCETDGISGNLDVEDFVNKISPRTKAVVVTHMWGYPADMLKIVKIAKAHGIYIIEDCSHAHGTIYQGKKVGTWGDVATFSMQESKLIPAGEGGMLITSNPEIYERAVLLGQFGERAKKSIKNEQLSPYWETGLGLKYRIHPLAAICAIVSFSRFEKYLDIRRRRIRTLASYLQQIPYFDILIEASEEDRYSYFMNRVRYLPRENQNRPVEDVIQRLASVNLEVRRASAQPLHYLSLFQQPPEQYILNAKLWNRYGPGDFPVTEQYFKLLVGFPRFDHPDGDELVEYYGNTIMNNL; encoded by the coding sequence ATGAAACAGTCCACCATCATTCATTCACCCCATGATATTTGGCCGCCCAGAGAGTGGCTAAATCAAATGGGGGACTCAATCCATAAATATTTATACGATGGGAATTTACTATCCATTAAAGATGGTACAGGGGTAATTGAAGAGCTTGAGAACTGCTATAAAGCTTATTTTGATGTCCCCTATGCATTAGCGACCAACTCTGGTACGGCTGCGGTTCATTCGGCACTAATTGCAATCGGAGTTAATCCAGGCGACGAAATCATCTCTCAGACGAGTACGTTTCATGCTGCGATAACTCCCGTTATACAGTGCGGAGGAATTCCGATTCTATGTGAAACGGATGGGATTTCTGGAAATCTGGATGTAGAAGACTTCGTGAACAAGATCTCCCCTAGGACTAAGGCTGTCGTAGTGACGCATATGTGGGGGTACCCGGCGGATATGCTGAAGATTGTAAAAATTGCAAAGGCCCATGGGATTTACATAATTGAGGATTGTTCCCACGCCCACGGCACGATCTATCAAGGTAAAAAGGTGGGGACTTGGGGGGACGTTGCCACCTTCAGCATGCAAGAATCCAAGCTGATCCCGGCAGGAGAAGGTGGAATGCTCATCACTTCGAATCCCGAAATTTACGAACGTGCAGTTCTGCTCGGTCAATTCGGAGAAAGAGCTAAAAAGAGCATTAAAAATGAGCAACTATCTCCATATTGGGAGACTGGCCTGGGGCTTAAATATCGGATTCACCCGCTAGCTGCCATCTGCGCTATCGTTTCTTTTTCACGATTTGAAAAGTATTTAGATATTAGGAGAAGGCGAATTCGAACATTAGCGAGCTATTTACAGCAGATTCCTTATTTCGATATATTAATTGAAGCGAGTGAAGAAGACCGTTATTCCTATTTTATGAATCGGGTAAGATATCTACCAAGGGAAAATCAAAACAGACCTGTGGAAGATGTGATACAACGTTTGGCATCAGTGAACCTAGAGGTTCGAAGGGCAAGTGCACAACCGCTTCACTATTTATCCTTATTTCAACAACCGCCGGAACAATACATTCTTAACGCAAAGCTTTGGAATAGATACGGTCCCGGTGACTTCCCTGTAACGGAACAATATTTCAAGCTACTAGTTGGATTTCCACGATTTGACCATCCCGATGGGGATGAGTTAGTAGAATACTATGGTAACACGATTATGAATAACTTATAA
- a CDS encoding NUDIX domain-containing protein has product MKPINVVIGVLRSGNQYLFVKRNSNSYNGLWGLPEGKVEAHEHLDDTIVRGFREETVLRVHCTAVVGVVSELIIEQDVSNM; this is encoded by the coding sequence ATGAAACCAATAAATGTTGTGATTGGTGTTTTACGCAGTGGTAACCAGTACTTATTCGTCAAAAGAAATAGTAATTCATACAACGGACTCTGGGGATTACCAGAAGGGAAGGTGGAAGCACATGAACATCTGGACGATACTATTGTAAGAGGATTTCGAGAAGAAACGGTCCTGCGTGTACACTGTACAGCCGTAGTTGGAGTTGTTTCCGAACTAATAATTGAGCAGGACGTTTCGAACATGTGA
- a CDS encoding adenylosuccinate synthetase: MKERTILKAKTIFLVHLQKFIGVLLNMITVVLGGQIGSEGKGKIAAYLASEHEVSIRTGGPNAGHTVNLNGNKYIVQLMPCAFVNEKCLLAMGAGSLINPEILLSEIDRLNIPKDRLIVDPQAGIIEERHIQFEAEMLKNRLSTGSGVGSATVEKIMRKPDFRLAKDIKEFQPYLANVSEIANEYLDKGKRIMIEGTQGFDLSVHHGSYPYVTSRDTTAATFCGEAGLSPRFVDEIVLVLRTYPIHSSNGPLHEEITWDDVTMLANSKNKIQETTSVTKKIRRVGKFDEDLVERAVRINRPTQLAINFVDYIDSSDYKVNKYAQLSNKSKKFIEDLERKYGTPVTLLGTGPGQDDLIDLRTEKLKTYHEHIS; encoded by the coding sequence TTGAAAGAAAGAACAATACTCAAAGCAAAAACAATTTTTCTCGTGCATCTTCAAAAATTTATTGGAGTGTTGTTGAATATGATTACCGTTGTACTAGGTGGACAAATTGGCAGTGAAGGTAAAGGAAAAATTGCAGCTTATTTGGCCAGTGAACATGAAGTGAGTATACGAACCGGCGGGCCAAATGCGGGACATACGGTGAATTTGAACGGCAATAAATATATTGTACAGCTGATGCCATGTGCCTTTGTGAATGAAAAGTGTCTTCTGGCAATGGGGGCGGGGTCGCTAATCAATCCGGAAATTTTACTGTCTGAAATCGATCGACTAAATATTCCAAAAGACCGTTTAATAGTGGACCCACAAGCAGGTATCATTGAAGAGCGCCATATCCAATTCGAGGCGGAGATGCTTAAGAATAGATTGTCTACCGGCTCAGGTGTTGGTTCGGCTACAGTAGAAAAAATTATGCGTAAACCGGATTTCAGATTAGCGAAAGATATTAAGGAGTTTCAACCGTACCTTGCGAATGTATCCGAAATAGCCAACGAGTATCTGGACAAAGGAAAACGCATCATGATTGAAGGTACACAAGGATTCGACTTGAGTGTTCATCATGGAAGTTATCCTTATGTGACAAGCCGGGATACAACTGCAGCTACTTTTTGTGGTGAGGCAGGACTTAGCCCGCGGTTTGTAGACGAAATCGTATTAGTATTGCGAACCTATCCGATTCATTCATCCAATGGGCCATTGCATGAGGAGATCACATGGGATGATGTAACTATGTTGGCAAATTCCAAAAATAAGATCCAGGAAACGACATCCGTGACTAAAAAAATCCGCAGAGTCGGCAAGTTCGACGAGGATCTCGTTGAACGAGCTGTTCGTATCAACCGACCAACACAATTGGCCATCAATTTCGTTGACTACATTGATAGCAGCGATTATAAAGTCAACAAGTATGCTCAATTGTCCAATAAATCCAAAAAGTTTATCGAAGATCTGGAACGTAAGTATGGTACTCCAGTAACGTTGCTGGGTACAGGCCCAGGTCAAGACGATCTCATTGACCTTCGTACAGAGAAACTGAAGACGTACCATGAACATATTTCATAA
- a CDS encoding IS1380 family transposase — MKSTTKIASLKTAFSMRNATNFAGSKVILGFLENIGLNQALRSLGLAKAANAIFPTHRILQMLIIGWILGCERLFHFKSLQGDALIAQALGGRVPHHTLLNKELLRLGKAHDHLAPALRNLNVEIIAPQLPDSLILDLDSTVETVYGNQQGAEVGFNSQKRGRKSYHPLLVYEGQSRMLVNAALRPGNTSSSTDVLSFARQTLALLESHHVRYARFDKGFGGEDFYAFWESRQIGYVGKLKWTSRLQDQVKTCAHWTRFVDEDWIIEGIVLAYQAIGWKKMRRVAVIRKMPRWDGDQSQLELDLLWQYEAMVTTEEWEAIDVWRFYNQRCCMENYIKEGKNGFAIHRIPTQSFAANEIDLLLKLLAYNLFERFKHHCCEPIHRSYTIQRFRRTFFVCAGVFVQHARQMTLKLSTSFQNQWAWRRMERKSILLE; from the coding sequence GTGAAGTCTACCACAAAAATCGCGTCATTGAAAACGGCATTTTCTATGAGAAATGCAACAAATTTTGCAGGAAGCAAGGTGATCCTCGGATTTCTTGAAAACATCGGTTTGAATCAAGCCCTTCGGAGCCTTGGACTAGCCAAAGCGGCGAATGCCATCTTTCCGACGCATCGCATTCTGCAGATGCTCATCATCGGCTGGATTTTGGGCTGCGAACGTCTCTTTCATTTCAAATCCCTACAAGGTGATGCCTTGATCGCCCAGGCGCTGGGCGGCCGGGTGCCGCATCACACATTGTTAAACAAGGAATTGCTTCGTCTGGGCAAAGCCCACGACCATTTAGCGCCAGCCCTGCGAAACCTGAATGTCGAAATCATTGCACCGCAGCTACCCGACTCCTTGATTCTCGATCTGGATTCGACTGTTGAGACGGTGTACGGCAACCAGCAGGGAGCGGAAGTCGGTTTTAACAGTCAGAAGCGCGGCCGAAAGAGCTATCATCCCCTTCTCGTGTACGAAGGGCAGTCGCGAATGCTAGTGAATGCCGCGCTGCGTCCCGGCAACACGAGCAGTTCGACCGACGTCCTTTCGTTTGCCCGGCAAACGCTGGCGTTGTTGGAATCCCACCACGTACGCTATGCCCGGTTTGACAAAGGCTTTGGCGGAGAAGACTTCTACGCGTTCTGGGAGTCCCGTCAGATCGGCTACGTCGGCAAGCTGAAATGGACAAGTCGTCTCCAGGACCAAGTCAAAACCTGTGCGCATTGGACACGCTTTGTGGACGAGGACTGGATCATTGAAGGCATCGTGCTGGCCTACCAAGCGATCGGTTGGAAGAAGATGCGTCGTGTTGCTGTCATCCGCAAAATGCCGCGTTGGGACGGGGATCAGTCTCAGTTGGAACTGGATTTGCTTTGGCAATACGAAGCCATGGTCACAACGGAGGAATGGGAAGCCATCGATGTGTGGCGGTTCTACAACCAGCGCTGCTGCATGGAGAACTACATCAAGGAAGGCAAGAATGGCTTTGCCATCCACCGCATTCCAACGCAGTCGTTTGCCGCCAATGAAATCGACCTGCTCTTAAAGCTGCTCGCCTATAATCTCTTTGAGCGATTCAAGCATCATTGTTGTGAGCCGATTCACCGATCCTACACCATCCAGCGGTTCCGGCGAACGTTTTTTGTTTGTGCAGGTGTGTTTGTCCAGCATGCCCGCCAAATGACATTGAAACTGAGTACGTCTTTCCAAAACCAGTGGGCATGGCGACGAATGGAGCGAAAAAGTATTTTATTGGAATAA
- a CDS encoding xanthine phosphoribosyltransferase yields MDILKERILREATVMNSDVLKLDSLLNHGVDPQLTMEMGEEFANRFRGETITKVITVESSGIPAAFATAYKLGVPLVFARRKKTLIGDNDAYVERVPSFTKGIVTDLIVSRHLLSAEDSVLFIDDIIANGDAARGLLKIVEQSGASVAGIGIVLEKTFQAGGRTLRDMGYRVESLVKIASLEGNVIKFE; encoded by the coding sequence ATGGATATTCTAAAGGAAAGGATTCTGCGGGAAGCGACCGTCATGAATTCCGACGTGCTGAAGCTCGACTCGCTTCTGAATCACGGCGTCGATCCTCAGCTCACGATGGAAATGGGCGAGGAGTTCGCGAACCGTTTTCGCGGCGAGACCATTACGAAGGTGATCACGGTGGAATCCTCGGGAATTCCGGCAGCCTTCGCTACCGCATATAAGCTTGGCGTACCGCTTGTTTTCGCCCGCCGCAAAAAGACGCTGATCGGCGACAACGACGCGTATGTCGAACGCGTCCCTTCCTTTACGAAAGGAATCGTGACGGATTTGATCGTTTCCCGGCACTTGCTGAGCGCTGAGGATTCGGTGCTGTTTATCGACGATATTATCGCGAACGGGGACGCGGCGCGGGGATTGCTCAAAATCGTCGAGCAGTCGGGGGCATCCGTCGCGGGAATCGGCATCGTCCTGGAGAAAACGTTCCAGGCCGGCGGGCGCACGCTGCGGGACATGGGATACCGGGTGGAATCGCTCGTCAAAATCGCGTCCCTCGAAGGCAACGTCATCAAATTCGAGTAA